One part of the Enterococcus sp. DIV1094 genome encodes these proteins:
- a CDS encoding aminoglycoside phosphotransferase family protein — protein MIEKKPKGRDGVVIQEEHVIRPKKVWSEDVQKFLRYLREKGVDYVPEPYGYDEQGNEVVSYLAGEVYDYPLPPQLLTDAAICSAGRLLRNFHDQNQAYLAFLSGEEKWMLQSFGEPEVMCHNDFAPYNVTTENGLAIGIIDFDTIAPGSRIWDVSYGAYRWVPLESAQETLITDEACLRLKKFIEAYGLHESAYPDLIPTMVKRLAYMIAFITYAAESGEANFQTNIQDGHTKKYEQDIHWLLENEEKILKELQRK, from the coding sequence ATGATCGAAAAGAAACCAAAAGGACGTGACGGTGTAGTTATCCAAGAAGAGCATGTGATTCGTCCAAAAAAAGTTTGGTCAGAGGATGTTCAAAAGTTTTTAAGGTATCTGAGAGAAAAAGGTGTAGATTATGTCCCAGAACCGTATGGCTATGATGAACAAGGAAATGAAGTGGTTTCTTATCTGGCTGGTGAGGTCTATGACTATCCGTTACCACCACAACTGTTGACGGATGCTGCTATTTGTTCCGCAGGGCGATTGCTAAGAAATTTTCACGATCAAAATCAAGCCTATCTTGCTTTTTTGAGCGGGGAAGAAAAATGGATGCTCCAGTCATTCGGGGAGCCTGAGGTGATGTGCCATAATGACTTTGCTCCATATAATGTGACAACAGAAAATGGTCTAGCCATTGGTATCATTGATTTTGACACAATAGCTCCCGGTTCAAGAATTTGGGATGTGAGCTATGGTGCCTATCGTTGGGTACCTTTGGAGTCGGCACAAGAAACCCTGATCACGGACGAAGCTTGTCTTCGGTTGAAAAAATTTATTGAAGCTTATGGCCTTCATGAATCTGCCTATCCAGACTTGATTCCTACGATGGTCAAACGCCTCGCTTATATGATTGCGTTCATTACTTATGCAGCCGAAAGTGGCGAAGCAAATTTTCAAACAAATATTCAAGATGGGCATACCAAAAAATATGAACAAGATATTCATTGGTTGCTAGAAAATGAGGAAAAGATTTTAAAAGAGTTACAAAGAAAATAA
- a CDS encoding AraC family transcriptional regulator — protein sequence MEDFWYHSQSIATPISLSQCGYESYQANSTVRRYTVQQKWIFHYVLSGKGFLEVDGQHYELKKNNVFFFFQGQKVRYYTDKAQPWTLIWLGVQGEKIFDFLDETTLVNKHTATLTDDMTSNIKKIMLEIIQDNREQIDESESLKELRNTAALYDFLYRIKKTFLLPSLNTNRPTEVNIVDYINNHYMDNISPLNIAEHFNISYSQLYKLCMSKFHSSPKKIITNHRMRVSVDLLLDSDATIKEIAHRIGYKDEFLFSKTFSKNMGYCPSKFRKLDKEQLKNIRFK from the coding sequence ATGGAAGATTTTTGGTACCATAGTCAATCAATTGCAACCCCTATTTCGCTCTCTCAATGCGGATATGAATCTTACCAAGCAAACTCTACTGTTCGCAGGTATACTGTTCAGCAAAAATGGATATTTCATTATGTCTTATCTGGCAAAGGTTTCTTAGAAGTAGATGGACAACATTATGAACTAAAAAAAAATAATGTTTTCTTCTTTTTCCAAGGACAAAAAGTGAGATATTATACAGATAAAGCACAGCCATGGACACTGATTTGGTTAGGTGTTCAAGGAGAAAAAATTTTTGATTTTCTAGACGAAACAACACTCGTAAATAAGCATACCGCAACCTTAACTGATGATATGACGAGCAATATAAAAAAAATCATGCTAGAGATCATACAAGATAACAGAGAACAGATCGATGAATCTGAGTCTTTAAAAGAGCTTCGAAATACAGCCGCTTTATATGATTTTTTGTACCGGATCAAAAAGACTTTTTTACTACCTTCTTTAAACACAAATAGACCTACTGAGGTTAATATTGTTGATTACATAAATAATCATTATATGGACAATATTTCCCCGCTAAACATCGCTGAACATTTTAATATAAGTTATAGCCAATTGTACAAATTATGTATGTCTAAATTTCATTCGAGCCCTAAAAAAATAATCACTAACCACAGAATGAGAGTCTCTGTCGATCTACTACTCGATTCTGATGCAACCATCAAAGAAATCGCGCACAGGATTGGCTACAAAGATGAGTTTTTGTTTTCAAAAACTTTTTCCAAAAACATGGGTTACTGTCCTTCCAAATTCAGAAAACTAGATAAAGAGCAATTGAAAAATATCCGATTTAAGTAA
- a CDS encoding PTS sugar transporter subunit IIC: MDGIQNKILPIATKIGNQRFLVALRDSFIGTMPVVMTGSIAILINAFLVDIPSQFNLENITAMFQWWVDINSLVFKGSISVVALLFIYCLGVNIAKIYNIDTLSSGLVALSAFIISIGNSMTSTYSLTNTGNADLSSLFKGIDGITVTGNNLNVTITGLLPGAQINSNGYFTAIIVGFLSSIVFCKLMGKNWTIKLPETVPPAIAKPFLSIIPALVSLYIVGVITYFFSQITGSLLIDWIYRVLQTPLLGLSQSFFAVVLVAVLTQFFWFFGIHGGNVMAPIMEGVFGVALLANLEAFQNNEPIPYVWTSASYGSYVWYATLGLLIAIFWFSKNGHYKEVAKLGVAPCLFNIGEPVMYGLPTVLNPLLFIPFILCPAVMSSVAYLATDLGWVSPVTQNVTWVMPPVLYGFFSTGFDWRAIVLSLVNLTLATLIYLPFVKMADKEAV, from the coding sequence ATGGATGGGATTCAGAATAAAATTTTACCCATTGCGACTAAAATTGGTAACCAACGATTTTTAGTTGCGCTTAGAGATTCTTTTATAGGAACGATGCCTGTAGTAATGACAGGTTCGATTGCTATACTGATCAATGCATTTTTAGTTGACATTCCTAGTCAATTCAATTTAGAAAATATCACAGCGATGTTCCAATGGTGGGTGGATATCAATAGTTTAGTTTTTAAAGGAAGTATCTCAGTTGTTGCTTTACTCTTTATTTATTGTTTAGGTGTAAATATTGCGAAAATATACAATATCGATACATTATCTTCTGGTTTAGTTGCTTTATCGGCCTTTATTATTTCGATTGGAAATTCTATGACTTCAACTTATAGTCTAACGAATACTGGGAATGCTGATCTTTCAAGTCTATTTAAAGGAATCGATGGCATAACAGTAACAGGAAATAACTTGAATGTGACGATCACAGGTTTACTGCCTGGTGCGCAAATCAATTCAAATGGATACTTTACAGCGATAATCGTAGGTTTTCTTTCTTCGATTGTTTTCTGTAAATTAATGGGGAAAAATTGGACGATAAAATTACCAGAGACAGTTCCTCCTGCGATTGCCAAACCTTTTTTATCGATCATTCCGGCTCTTGTTTCTTTATATATAGTTGGTGTTATCACTTATTTCTTCAGCCAAATCACTGGCTCGTTACTGATCGATTGGATCTATAGAGTGTTACAAACGCCATTGTTAGGTTTATCGCAAAGCTTCTTTGCTGTAGTGTTAGTCGCTGTATTGACGCAATTTTTCTGGTTTTTTGGTATTCACGGTGGAAATGTGATGGCACCGATCATGGAGGGCGTTTTTGGCGTCGCTTTGCTAGCTAACTTAGAAGCTTTCCAAAACAATGAACCAATTCCATATGTTTGGACAAGTGCCTCATATGGTTCGTATGTTTGGTATGCGACGTTAGGTTTGTTGATCGCTATTTTTTGGTTCTCAAAAAATGGTCATTACAAAGAAGTGGCTAAATTAGGCGTTGCTCCATGTCTGTTCAATATTGGGGAACCAGTGATGTATGGACTACCTACAGTATTGAATCCACTTTTGTTTATTCCTTTCATTCTTTGTCCAGCTGTAATGTCTAGTGTGGCATATTTAGCAACTGATCTAGGCTGGGTTTCTCCAGTGACACAGAATGTCACGTGGGTCATGCCCCCTGTTTTATATGGCTTCTTTTCAACCGGTTTTGATTGGCGAGCCATTGTCTTATCACTTGTAAACTTAACTTTAGCTACTCTGATCTATTTACCATTTGTCAAAATGGCGGATAAGGAAGCGGTATAA
- a CDS encoding glycoside hydrolase family 35 protein, translating to MQMFEIQEEFLLDGKPVKLISGAIHYFRMTPEQWEDSLYNLKALGANTVETYIPWNLHEPIEGVYDFEGMKDIVAFVSLAQELGLMVILRPSVYICAEWEFGGLPAWLLKEKRRLRSTDPHFMAKVRTYFSVLLPKLVPLQVTHGGPVIMMQVENEYGSYGMEKEYLRQTKQLMEEFGIDVPLFTSDGAWEEALDAGTLIEEDVFVTGNFGSHSKENVAVMKAFMAKHEKNWPIMCMEYWDGWFNRWGEPIIKRDGQELANEVKEMLTLGSLNLYMFHGGTNFGFYNGCSARGVLDLPQITSYDYDALLTEAGEPTEKYFHVQRAIKEVCPEVWQAEPRKKVFGTLGTYPVTNSVSLLAIKDQIMTPQETIYPLTMEEAGTGYGYILYSASIKNYHHENKLKVVDAGDRLHIFVDGRLQAIQYQETLGEEMMINGMPETEWIELDVLVENLGRVNYGFKLNSPTQAKGIRGGIMHDIHFHQGYLQYALTLSEEQLQKIDYTANKNATQPSFYQVEFALETLSDTFIDCSDYGKGVVIVNGINLGRYWQNGPIHSLYCPKEFLKKGSNEIVIFETDGVEIKELIFCEQPMISKK from the coding sequence ATGCAAATGTTTGAGATACAAGAAGAGTTTTTATTAGATGGAAAACCAGTAAAATTGATCAGTGGAGCGATCCACTATTTTCGAATGACACCGGAACAGTGGGAAGACAGTTTATACAATTTGAAAGCTCTCGGTGCGAACACGGTAGAAACCTATATTCCTTGGAATTTACATGAACCGATCGAAGGGGTCTATGATTTTGAGGGGATGAAAGATATCGTTGCTTTTGTGTCATTGGCACAAGAACTGGGCTTGATGGTCATCCTAAGACCATCCGTCTACATTTGTGCCGAATGGGAATTCGGTGGGTTACCAGCATGGCTCTTGAAAGAAAAAAGACGATTACGCTCGACTGATCCACATTTCATGGCAAAAGTACGCACCTATTTCAGTGTACTTTTGCCCAAATTAGTACCTCTACAGGTGACTCATGGTGGACCAGTCATCATGATGCAAGTCGAAAATGAGTACGGTTCTTATGGGATGGAAAAAGAATACTTGCGCCAAACTAAGCAATTGATGGAAGAGTTTGGGATCGATGTTCCGTTATTTACCTCAGACGGGGCATGGGAAGAAGCATTGGATGCGGGTACATTGATTGAAGAGGATGTATTCGTGACTGGAAATTTTGGGAGTCATTCCAAAGAAAATGTTGCAGTGATGAAAGCATTTATGGCAAAGCATGAGAAAAATTGGCCAATAATGTGCATGGAATACTGGGATGGCTGGTTCAATCGTTGGGGCGAACCGATCATCAAGCGTGACGGGCAAGAGCTAGCGAATGAAGTCAAAGAGATGTTGACGTTAGGTTCTTTGAATCTTTATATGTTTCATGGAGGAACTAACTTTGGTTTTTACAATGGTTGTTCCGCTCGTGGGGTTCTTGATTTGCCGCAAATAACAAGTTATGACTATGATGCGTTATTGACCGAAGCTGGTGAGCCAACTGAGAAATATTTCCATGTGCAAAGAGCGATTAAAGAAGTCTGTCCTGAAGTATGGCAAGCTGAGCCTCGCAAGAAGGTTTTCGGTACATTAGGAACTTATCCAGTGACCAACAGTGTATCGTTACTCGCAATCAAAGATCAGATCATGACACCACAAGAGACGATATATCCATTAACGATGGAAGAAGCAGGTACTGGCTATGGCTACATACTTTATTCAGCCAGTATCAAAAACTATCATCATGAAAACAAATTAAAAGTCGTTGACGCCGGTGATCGTTTGCATATTTTCGTTGACGGCAGGCTACAAGCAATCCAATATCAAGAAACGCTCGGCGAAGAAATGATGATCAATGGTATGCCGGAGACAGAGTGGATTGAACTGGACGTTTTAGTGGAAAACTTAGGTCGGGTAAACTATGGCTTCAAATTAAATAGTCCTACGCAAGCAAAGGGCATACGTGGTGGAATCATGCACGATATCCATTTCCATCAAGGATATTTGCAATATGCGTTGACGTTGTCCGAAGAGCAACTACAAAAAATCGATTACACAGCAAATAAAAATGCCACACAACCTTCTTTTTATCAGGTTGAATTCGCGTTGGAAACCCTTAGTGATACTTTTATCGATTGTAGTGATTATGGTAAAGGTGTAGTGATCGTCAATGGCATCAATCTAGGACGGTACTGGCAAAATGGCCCGATCCATTCTTTGTACTGCCCAAAAGAATTTTTGAAAAAAGGATCAAACGAAATCGTGATTTTTGAAACCGATGGGGTAGAGATCAAGGAACTTATCTTTTGTGAGCAACCAATGATCAGCAAAAAGTAA
- the ylqF gene encoding ribosome biogenesis GTPase YlqF: MTIQWFPGHMAKARREVSEKMKYVDIVFELVDARLPLSSRNPMLDQIIQQKPRLVLLNKADLADPQQTKLWQQYFRKQGHQALAITAQESKGIKALIPAAKEALKEKRERDAARGIKPRAIRAMVLGIPNVGKSTLMNRLVGKKIAQTGNKPGVTKGQQWLRLGSELELLDTPGILWPKFEDEEIGKKLALTGAIKDQLVHLDDLAIYGLDFFARYYPNKISERYGLSPEEEQQIAPELLMTITQRRGYRDDYDRGSELVVFDIRQGKLGRYTLDRCEEMEETTHE; this comes from the coding sequence ATGACTATCCAATGGTTTCCAGGGCATATGGCGAAAGCCAGACGTGAAGTTTCAGAAAAAATGAAGTATGTCGATATCGTTTTTGAACTAGTCGATGCACGCTTGCCTTTATCTTCACGTAATCCAATGCTAGACCAGATCATTCAACAAAAACCAAGACTTGTTCTGTTGAACAAAGCAGATTTAGCCGATCCACAACAAACAAAATTATGGCAACAATATTTTAGAAAACAAGGACATCAAGCCTTAGCAATCACTGCACAGGAAAGTAAAGGAATCAAGGCGTTGATTCCTGCTGCAAAAGAAGCACTGAAAGAAAAGCGGGAAAGAGATGCAGCTCGTGGGATCAAACCTCGAGCGATCCGCGCGATGGTTTTAGGTATCCCCAATGTAGGGAAATCGACCTTGATGAATCGATTAGTTGGTAAAAAAATCGCGCAGACAGGAAATAAACCTGGTGTGACGAAAGGGCAACAATGGCTTCGTTTAGGTAGTGAATTAGAACTCTTAGATACACCGGGGATTTTATGGCCTAAGTTTGAAGATGAGGAAATCGGGAAGAAATTAGCATTGACTGGCGCGATCAAAGATCAATTGGTCCATCTTGATGATCTAGCGATTTACGGTTTAGATTTCTTTGCCCGTTATTACCCAAATAAAATCAGTGAACGTTATGGATTGTCACCAGAAGAAGAGCAACAAATCGCACCTGAACTTTTGATGACGATCACGCAACGTAGAGGGTATCGAGATGATTATGACCGTGGGAGCGAGCTAGTGGTCTTTGATATTCGCCAAGGAAAACTAGGCCGCTATACTTTGGATCGCTGTGAGGAAATGGAAGAGACTACGCATGAGTGA
- a CDS encoding ribonuclease HII, translating to MSESIQSIKERLKQITTLDDPVVTQLRLDERKGVQQALLSFEKRLAKEALIREKYETMSFYEKEGYAQGHQLIAGIDEVGRGPLAGPVVSAAVILPNDVSIYGLNDSKQLSEKKREELYEQIQEKALSIGIGVIDEQTIDRVNIYEASKLAMCEAVKQLTPQPTYLLIDAMTLDLPIAQNKLIKGDARSISIAAASIIAKVYRDRLMKEYEEQYPGYGFAKNAGYGTKEHLLGLAQHGITPIHRKSFAPVKQYLS from the coding sequence ATGAGTGAATCCATCCAAAGCATCAAAGAAAGACTGAAACAAATCACAACCTTAGATGATCCAGTGGTCACTCAACTAAGATTGGATGAGCGAAAAGGTGTGCAGCAAGCGTTGCTCTCTTTTGAAAAGCGCTTGGCAAAAGAAGCACTGATCCGAGAAAAATATGAAACGATGTCTTTCTATGAAAAAGAAGGGTACGCACAAGGGCATCAACTGATTGCTGGCATCGATGAAGTCGGCAGAGGTCCGTTAGCTGGTCCTGTTGTCTCCGCAGCAGTTATTTTACCTAACGATGTTTCAATCTATGGTTTGAATGATTCAAAGCAACTTTCGGAGAAAAAGCGGGAAGAATTGTACGAGCAGATCCAAGAAAAAGCTCTCTCGATCGGTATCGGTGTGATCGATGAACAGACGATCGATCGTGTCAATATTTACGAAGCAAGTAAATTAGCGATGTGTGAAGCGGTGAAACAATTGACCCCTCAACCTACGTATTTATTGATCGATGCAATGACGTTAGATTTACCGATTGCACAAAATAAACTGATCAAAGGGGATGCTCGCTCGATCTCGATCGCAGCTGCAAGTATTATTGCGAAAGTCTATCGTGATCGATTGATGAAGGAATATGAGGAACAATACCCTGGCTACGGTTTTGCGAAAAATGCAGGTTACGGTACCAAAGAGCATCTCTTAGGATTAGCGCAACACGGTATTACACCGATCCATCGTAAAAGCTTTGCACCAGTCAAACAATATTTATCATAA
- the dprA gene encoding DNA-processing protein DprA produces the protein MIFHNEFITKLALVKGLSGPQKWLVIQHLLVEKKAWLSIDEILTVVRFHRSKEQFYENWQQINDTWRQVIRGNPYITFLDPIYPPQLLHLANPPIILFYQGDLSLLQRKMIAVVGGRETSGYAKKIVEEVLAPVIDQHYVIVSGCAKGVDTYAHQVTMRRSGRTIAVIGTGINQSYPKENQQLQREIARNHLLLSEFLPDARPQKFHFPMRNRLIAALSQGICVIEARAKSGSLITAEQGLEIGRPIFSIPGNILTGQSTGCHQLIQDGAICTFSGQDILNELES, from the coding sequence ATGATTTTTCACAATGAATTTATTACGAAATTAGCACTGGTCAAAGGTCTGAGCGGACCACAAAAATGGCTTGTAATCCAGCATCTATTGGTGGAGAAGAAAGCGTGGCTTTCGATCGATGAAATACTGACAGTCGTTCGTTTCCATCGTTCAAAAGAGCAATTTTATGAAAATTGGCAGCAGATCAACGATACGTGGCGGCAAGTAATAAGAGGGAACCCGTACATAACTTTTCTTGATCCGATTTACCCTCCCCAACTGCTTCACTTGGCAAATCCTCCGATCATCTTGTTTTACCAAGGAGACCTTTCGTTGTTGCAACGAAAAATGATTGCTGTTGTTGGGGGTAGAGAAACTTCTGGGTACGCGAAAAAAATAGTTGAAGAAGTTCTTGCCCCAGTGATCGATCAACACTATGTGATCGTTAGCGGTTGTGCAAAAGGCGTGGATACTTATGCGCATCAAGTAACGATGCGTCGATCAGGTAGGACGATCGCAGTGATCGGTACCGGGATCAACCAGAGTTATCCGAAAGAAAACCAACAACTGCAACGAGAGATTGCGCGTAATCATCTTTTATTGAGTGAGTTTCTACCAGATGCGCGTCCTCAAAAATTTCATTTCCCAATGAGAAACCGACTGATTGCTGCTTTGTCGCAAGGGATTTGCGTGATTGAGGCAAGAGCAAAAAGCGGATCGCTGATTACCGCAGAGCAAGGGTTAGAAATCGGACGACCAATTTTTTCTATCCCTGGGAATATTTTGACAGGACAATCGACTGGCTGTCACCAATTGATCCAAGATGGAGCAATATGTACATTTTCGGGCCAAGATATCCTGAATGAATTGGAATCATAA
- the topA gene encoding type I DNA topoisomerase, translating into MAYKYLVIVESPAKAKTIEKYLGRNYKVMASVGHIRDLPKSKMGIDFENNYEPHYISIRGKGDVIKSLKAAAKKAQKVYLASDPDREGEAIAWHLAYLLGLDLNDKNRVVFNEITKDAVKAAFKEPRSIDVDLVDAQQARRTLDRIVGYSISPILWRKVKKGLSAGRVQSIALKIIIEREKEIRDFTPEEYWSIDGNFKKERKKFKANFWGVDGKKKKLSDAETVKEVTDRITGKEFAVTKVEKKERKRNPANPFTTSSLQQEAARKLNFRTRKTMMVAQQLYEGISLGKQGTIGLITYMRTDSTRIADTAKAEVATFIEETYGKEFSSHSERKAANSKGAQDAHEAVRPTSALRTPDDLKQYLDKDQLKLYTLIWSRFVASQMTPAVLDTMKVTLEQNDVRFIANGSKIKFKGFMQVYVEGRDDGKEDKENILPELAEGDTVQSVDIEPKQHFTQPPARYSEATLIRALEENGVGRPSTYAPTLDTIQRRYYVKLTQKRFEPTELGEIVNSLICEFFPQIVDIHFTAEMEDDLDKVEEGKEEWIEVVDRFYKPFEKELSNAEEKIEKIQIKDEPAGFDCDLCGHPMVIKLGKYGKFYACSNFPDCRNTKPIVKEIGVTCPVCHEGQVIERKSKKNRLFYGCSRFPECEFTSWEKPIGRNCPKCDHYLVEKKVKGGKQVVCTNGDYEEDVQK; encoded by the coding sequence ATGGCATATAAATATTTAGTGATCGTAGAATCACCTGCAAAAGCCAAGACGATTGAAAAATATCTTGGCCGTAATTATAAAGTAATGGCTAGTGTAGGACATATTCGTGACTTACCTAAGAGTAAGATGGGGATCGATTTTGAAAATAATTATGAACCGCATTATATCTCGATTCGAGGTAAAGGCGATGTAATAAAGAGTCTCAAAGCAGCGGCAAAAAAAGCACAAAAAGTTTACCTCGCAAGTGACCCGGATAGAGAAGGGGAAGCAATTGCTTGGCATTTGGCCTATTTATTAGGCTTGGATCTAAACGATAAGAATCGGGTTGTCTTCAATGAAATCACCAAGGATGCAGTCAAGGCGGCATTTAAAGAGCCACGTTCGATCGATGTGGATCTTGTTGATGCGCAACAAGCACGTCGAACGCTTGACCGTATCGTTGGTTATTCGATTAGTCCGATCTTATGGCGTAAAGTGAAAAAAGGATTGAGTGCTGGTCGGGTTCAATCGATTGCATTGAAGATCATCATTGAACGCGAAAAAGAAATCCGTGATTTCACACCGGAAGAGTATTGGAGTATTGACGGAAACTTTAAGAAAGAACGCAAGAAATTCAAAGCGAACTTTTGGGGAGTTGACGGGAAAAAGAAAAAACTTTCTGATGCTGAAACTGTAAAAGAAGTGACTGACCGTATCACTGGCAAAGAGTTTGCTGTGACAAAAGTCGAAAAGAAAGAACGCAAGCGAAACCCAGCGAATCCTTTTACGACAAGTAGTCTGCAACAAGAAGCGGCACGTAAACTGAATTTCAGAACACGTAAAACGATGATGGTCGCGCAACAGTTGTATGAAGGAATCTCACTCGGTAAACAAGGAACAATCGGGTTGATCACTTATATGCGTACCGATTCCACACGGATCGCTGACACTGCAAAAGCGGAAGTCGCAACATTTATCGAAGAAACTTATGGGAAAGAATTCTCGAGTCATTCAGAACGTAAAGCAGCAAATTCTAAAGGCGCACAAGATGCCCATGAAGCGGTCCGTCCGACAAGTGCTTTGCGTACACCTGATGACTTGAAACAATACTTGGATAAAGACCAATTAAAATTGTATACGTTGATCTGGTCACGTTTTGTTGCCAGTCAAATGACACCAGCTGTCTTAGATACGATGAAAGTGACGTTGGAACAAAACGATGTCAGATTCATTGCGAACGGCTCAAAGATCAAGTTCAAAGGATTTATGCAAGTCTATGTTGAAGGTCGCGATGATGGGAAAGAAGACAAAGAAAATATTTTACCAGAGTTAGCAGAAGGCGATACAGTGCAATCGGTCGATATCGAACCGAAACAACATTTCACTCAACCACCTGCACGCTATAGTGAAGCGACATTGATCCGTGCGTTGGAAGAAAATGGGGTAGGTCGTCCATCGACTTATGCGCCAACATTAGATACGATCCAACGACGTTATTATGTGAAATTGACACAAAAACGTTTTGAACCGACCGAATTAGGAGAAATCGTCAATTCGTTGATCTGCGAATTCTTCCCGCAAATCGTGGATATCCATTTCACAGCTGAAATGGAAGATGACTTGGATAAAGTCGAAGAAGGAAAAGAAGAGTGGATCGAAGTCGTCGATCGTTTTTATAAACCATTTGAAAAAGAATTATCGAATGCCGAAGAAAAAATCGAGAAAATCCAGATCAAAGATGAACCAGCTGGCTTTGATTGTGATTTGTGTGGGCATCCTATGGTGATAAAATTAGGGAAGTATGGTAAATTCTATGCATGTAGTAATTTTCCGGATTGCCGTAATACCAAACCGATCGTTAAAGAGATCGGAGTCACTTGTCCAGTTTGTCATGAAGGACAAGTTATCGAACGTAAATCTAAGAAAAATCGTCTTTTCTATGGCTGTTCTCGCTTCCCTGAATGTGAATTCACGTCATGGGAAAAACCAATCGGCAGAAATTGTCCGAAATGTGATCATTATCTAGTCGAGAAAAAAGTCAAAGGCGGTAAACAAGTCGTTTGTACGAATGGTGATTACGAAGAAGATGTGCAAAAATAA
- the trmFO gene encoding FADH(2)-oxidizing methylenetetrahydrofolate--tRNA-(uracil(54)-C(5))-methyltransferase TrmFO, giving the protein MENVNVVGAGLAGSEAAWQIAQAGVPVKLYEMRPVKKTEAHHTDNFAELVCSNSLRGNSLANAVGLLKEEMRRLDSVIIHSADETAVPAGGALAVDRDSFSETITRKVKEHPLVTVVNEEITEIPEGITVVATGPLTSHPLAESIKAFNGSDGFYFYDAAAPIVDKATIDMDKVYLKSRYDKGEAAYLNCPMTEEEFKAFHDALVNAEVAELKSFEKEKYFEGCMPIEVMAQRGFKTMLFGPMKPVGLEDPKTGKRPYAVIQLRQDNAAASLYNIVGFQTHLKWGEQKRVFRMIPGLENAEFVRYGVMHRNSFMNSPELLKPTYQSTKREDLFFAGQMTGVEGYVESAASGLLAGINAARLAKGLEPVVLPQETAMGSMAYYITHAEGKHFQPMNANYGLFPELPERIRDKKSRYEAIAERALAANEKVKQELLNEEFASR; this is encoded by the coding sequence TTGGAAAACGTGAATGTTGTAGGTGCAGGCCTAGCAGGAAGCGAAGCAGCATGGCAAATCGCTCAAGCAGGTGTACCTGTGAAGTTATATGAAATGAGACCAGTGAAAAAGACAGAAGCCCATCATACAGATAATTTTGCTGAATTAGTCTGTTCAAATTCTTTGAGAGGGAATAGTCTGGCGAACGCAGTTGGCTTATTAAAAGAAGAAATGCGTCGCTTAGATTCAGTGATCATCCATTCTGCCGATGAAACAGCAGTTCCTGCGGGTGGTGCGTTAGCGGTTGACCGTGATTCATTTTCTGAAACGATCACTCGTAAGGTCAAAGAGCATCCTCTAGTCACAGTAGTGAATGAAGAGATCACTGAGATTCCAGAGGGGATCACAGTAGTTGCTACAGGACCTTTGACTTCTCATCCTTTAGCAGAAAGCATCAAAGCATTTAATGGCTCAGACGGCTTTTATTTCTATGATGCTGCTGCACCGATCGTTGATAAAGCAACGATCGACATGGACAAAGTATATTTAAAATCACGTTATGACAAAGGGGAAGCTGCTTACTTGAACTGTCCAATGACAGAAGAAGAATTCAAAGCTTTCCATGACGCGTTAGTGAATGCTGAAGTCGCAGAATTGAAATCCTTCGAAAAAGAAAAATATTTTGAAGGCTGTATGCCAATCGAAGTAATGGCGCAACGCGGCTTTAAGACAATGTTGTTTGGTCCAATGAAACCAGTTGGCTTGGAAGATCCAAAAACAGGCAAAAGACCTTACGCAGTCATCCAGCTAAGACAAGACAATGCGGCCGCTTCTCTTTACAATATCGTAGGTTTCCAAACCCATTTGAAATGGGGCGAACAAAAGCGTGTATTCCGTATGATCCCGGGTTTAGAGAATGCAGAGTTCGTACGCTACGGTGTAATGCACCGAAATAGTTTCATGAACTCACCAGAGCTATTGAAACCGACCTACCAATCAACAAAGCGTGAGGATCTGTTTTTCGCAGGACAAATGACCGGTGTAGAAGGTTATGTTGAAAGTGCGGCAAGTGGCTTACTTGCAGGAATCAATGCTGCTCGTCTAGCCAAAGGACTGGAACCTGTCGTTTTACCGCAGGAAACAGCGATGGGAAGTATGGCGTACTACATTACCCATGCAGAAGGCAAACATTTCCAACCAATGAATGCAAACTATGGATTGTTCCCAGAATTGCCTGAACGTATCCGTGATAAGAAGTCTCGTTACGAAGCAATTGCCGAACGTGCTTTAGCAGCCAATGAAAAAGTGAAGCAAGAATTATTGAATGAGGAATTTGCTTCTCGTTAA